In a genomic window of Sphingomonas lutea:
- a CDS encoding DUF5801 repeats-in-toxin domain-containing protein → MLLYTDGTTIEGRIGTTEYFRISVNGDGKVTFTQLINIWHPDSANHDDAQSLVPNGGTLTLVQTITDGDGDKDSQGLNLSGRFIIQDDGPAVGLTTGFQKPVLIVDESPLAGVGNDGDNSDTESFAGAFTPSPPASPDYGTDGAGKVGYKFLLLAQGSATGLFALNPADTDPAGGLGKGAAIVLYEIGGVIYGSTAADVAGVLPGNTYFTISVDGAGDVTLTRSATLNMWHDDAGSSAAAHDDPEFLLAATGTLKLEKTVTDADGDTAKAEIDLSQNVFRFEDDGPTADPDTGTVVEGQTLVVPANGVRADDDFGTDGPGTIIGVAKGTNVNTVVTGNVGVQINGDFGKLTLNADGSYTYVSTDGLVPAAGATDTFVYTIRDADGDTSTTTLTINLTNNNRTPIATQPDEVWLDDDTLGGNADGPGDRTPDTQNTTGTLSGTGGDGDLDVFLSATQTLPSGFTYAFDPAAPVGQQWLIISQGGTAVIKVTLVNESGDYTVTQLAAIDHAEDGDTEGEILLGNLVSQINVSFYVQDSDVPADQSAPKNLVITVDDDTPENNGTTLSATVHEDALNTAGAVGNAGGEGAKTATVSLTVAQLKGLVDAGADTPITIGLNAGIEGTNTGLTQLGIPILWDYVSETQVRGLVNGDATKVVFTLTFDAVGQKYDFVLLDNIDNNPLTGAGDADTDTLQLTSVFTATDADGDTIVIDGGATINIENDVPINNGASYAVGTVYEDGLNTAGAVGNATGEGAKPTTIQILGASLATLVAPGADAPVTIALNLLPAGQTGSIEGTNTGLTQNGTNIVWDVVGAELRGVLATDATKVVFTITDNAGDANFTFTLLDNIDNNPLTGAGDADTDSLSLAGAFVATDTDGDKVIIDAGATLLIENDVPINNGASYAVGTVYEDGLNTAGAVGNATGEGAKPTTIQILGASLATLVAPGADAPVTIALNLLPAGQTGSIEGTNTGLTQNGTNIVWDVVGAELRGVLATDATKVVFTIADNAGDANFTFTLLDNIDNNPLTGAGDADTDSLSLAGAFVATDTDGDKVIIDAGATLLIENDVPINNGASYAVGTVYEDGLNTAGAVGNETGEGAKPTTIQILGASLATLVAPGADAPVTIALNLLPAGQTGSIEGTNTGLTQNGTNIVWDVVGAELRGVLATDATKVVFTITDNAGDANFTFTLLDNIDNNPLTGAGDADTDSLSLAGAFVATDTDGDKVIIDAGATLLIENDVPINNGASYAVGTVYEDGLNTAGAVGNATGEGAKPTTIQILGASLATLVAPGADAPVTIALNLLPAGQTGSIEGTNTGLTQNGTNIVWDVVGAELRGVLATDATKVVFTITDNAGDANFTFTLLDNIDNNPLTGAGDADTDSLSLAGAFVATDTDGDKVIIDAGATLLIENDVPIAAIAETGQNVSIDESAGNQLDSNDVSGPRAEFNGVTNQGNDLDVAGTGAFQFAFNNTAIVSASGVLAGADAPVSTVFSLTTSNPTGGADSGLDTTEGVNIWLFVENGLVVGRVGATALTAAGGPAAFAIAIDQAGKISMAQYLSIQHNLDGLNPDDAVSILDGALKAVVEVTDSDGDKHSAPTDIGNRIIFQDSGPVLTAASNINIANNGDFAHTGTFAYDLGADGVKATNDVFKGVVFNAKVNTTTVATNVPLTQVSEDADKAIFSFSFTYATSATTNTTNTGTITFWKTSAGGQTPGTYTVDLASAISGFTIVETSTLATAAFVEASPAVTNIQLATNLSAQFTSVKEPASGDGANNLRTIDYDPDPSTGVAPTPELPAPGQWVEGELFNQSASTVQASSSAIGVGGNTVGGGEVLEFNLYSSSQGTTAFNLPTASSPSMFITLDGVGTAEDFIVVLKLWQDDGDGVIEASDTFTTRALVVQNSDIIKSAAALTGTAYQGINLDNNDGVVIFEANDFNKAGENFRIVGAQIINSDEDVDGLGIDFQGGVNVASNVANTATYQDFQTDAESQPFKVKSVGFLIENTTNQTAELKFDVTIQDGDNDSVTQQLTATVGGTSDTSTPITLGAPVTTVQSAPGESFSTMNQPSNDNQQMERNSQTAFNTVMMSTLAAAGLEKSIAAAEVVGSYDEPSVEALTVATIAGSAPNDADVSMSVSGSSETSSIGQDDAVESSGARATGQANDNSLTDDSAAAGSEASELDAGTELPAAENAPSPIVAQDIALPAEMLELDGGGVQHNAIVGKVLVDALDGGGSSPNLDALINAISGGTPSLEPVATLDPAHVPGGDTGHFAGFTMAHDMPIMEQMMTHQDAAPAVA, encoded by the coding sequence ATCCTGCTCTATACGGACGGCACGACCATTGAGGGTCGCATCGGCACGACGGAATATTTCCGCATCTCGGTCAACGGCGATGGCAAGGTCACGTTCACGCAACTGATCAACATCTGGCACCCGGATTCGGCCAACCACGACGATGCGCAATCGCTGGTTCCGAATGGCGGGACGCTGACGCTCGTCCAGACTATCACCGACGGCGACGGCGACAAGGATTCGCAGGGGCTGAACCTCAGCGGTCGCTTCATAATCCAGGATGATGGACCGGCTGTCGGCCTGACGACTGGTTTCCAAAAGCCGGTCCTGATCGTTGACGAAAGCCCGCTGGCCGGGGTCGGCAACGACGGCGACAATTCGGATACCGAATCGTTCGCGGGCGCATTCACGCCCTCGCCGCCGGCATCGCCGGATTACGGCACGGACGGTGCGGGCAAGGTTGGATACAAGTTCTTGCTGCTGGCCCAAGGGTCGGCGACGGGCTTGTTCGCGCTCAACCCGGCGGACACCGATCCTGCCGGCGGCCTCGGCAAGGGCGCGGCCATCGTGCTCTATGAGATCGGCGGCGTGATCTACGGTTCGACCGCGGCGGATGTCGCGGGAGTCCTTCCGGGGAACACCTACTTCACCATTTCGGTGGATGGCGCGGGCGATGTGACGCTGACCCGAAGCGCGACGCTCAACATGTGGCACGACGATGCGGGCAGCAGCGCTGCGGCGCATGACGATCCCGAGTTCCTGCTTGCCGCCACCGGTACGCTGAAGCTCGAAAAGACGGTCACGGATGCCGACGGCGACACCGCCAAGGCGGAGATCGACCTGTCGCAGAACGTCTTCCGCTTTGAGGACGATGGTCCGACGGCCGACCCCGACACGGGCACGGTTGTCGAGGGCCAGACTCTGGTCGTCCCGGCAAATGGCGTTCGCGCCGACGACGATTTCGGGACGGATGGTCCCGGCACGATCATCGGCGTCGCCAAGGGCACCAACGTCAATACGGTGGTGACGGGCAATGTCGGCGTGCAGATCAACGGTGACTTCGGCAAGCTGACGCTGAATGCGGACGGCAGCTATACCTATGTCAGCACGGATGGGCTGGTGCCGGCGGCGGGCGCCACGGATACGTTCGTCTACACCATCCGCGACGCGGATGGGGATACGTCGACGACGACGCTGACCATCAACCTGACCAACAACAATCGCACGCCGATCGCGACGCAGCCCGACGAAGTCTGGCTCGACGACGATACGCTCGGCGGCAACGCCGACGGGCCTGGCGACCGCACGCCCGACACCCAGAATACCACGGGCACGCTCAGCGGCACGGGGGGCGATGGCGATCTCGACGTCTTCCTGTCGGCGACCCAGACGTTGCCGTCCGGCTTCACCTACGCCTTCGATCCGGCCGCCCCGGTCGGACAACAGTGGCTGATCATTTCGCAGGGCGGGACCGCGGTCATCAAGGTGACGCTGGTGAACGAAAGCGGCGACTATACGGTCACGCAGCTTGCGGCGATCGATCATGCGGAAGATGGCGACACCGAGGGCGAAATCCTTCTCGGCAACCTGGTCTCCCAGATCAATGTCAGCTTCTACGTGCAGGATTCGGACGTCCCGGCCGATCAGTCGGCGCCGAAGAACCTGGTCATCACGGTGGATGACGACACGCCGGAGAATAATGGCACGACGCTTTCCGCCACCGTGCATGAAGATGCGCTCAACACTGCGGGCGCGGTCGGGAATGCGGGCGGGGAAGGTGCGAAGACCGCCACCGTCTCCTTGACTGTTGCGCAGCTCAAGGGCCTCGTCGACGCGGGTGCCGACACGCCGATCACCATCGGCCTGAATGCCGGCATAGAGGGCACCAACACCGGTCTGACCCAGCTCGGCATTCCGATCCTGTGGGACTACGTCAGCGAGACGCAGGTCCGCGGCCTGGTCAATGGCGATGCCACCAAGGTGGTGTTTACGCTGACCTTCGATGCGGTCGGCCAAAAGTATGATTTCGTCCTGTTGGACAATATCGACAACAATCCGCTGACAGGCGCTGGCGATGCGGACACGGACACGCTGCAGCTGACGAGCGTCTTCACCGCGACCGATGCGGACGGCGACACCATCGTCATCGACGGCGGCGCCACCATCAACATCGAGAATGACGTGCCGATCAACAATGGCGCGAGCTATGCGGTGGGCACCGTCTATGAGGACGGCCTGAACACTGCGGGCGCGGTTGGCAATGCGACGGGCGAAGGCGCCAAGCCGACGACCATCCAGATCCTGGGCGCGAGCCTGGCGACGCTGGTTGCGCCGGGTGCGGACGCGCCGGTGACGATCGCGCTGAACCTGCTTCCGGCGGGTCAGACGGGATCGATCGAAGGCACCAACACGGGCCTGACGCAGAACGGCACCAACATCGTGTGGGACGTGGTCGGCGCGGAACTCCGCGGCGTGCTTGCGACCGATGCGACCAAGGTGGTGTTCACGATCACCGACAATGCGGGCGACGCGAACTTCACGTTCACGCTTCTCGACAACATCGACAACAACCCGCTGACGGGTGCGGGCGACGCGGACACCGACAGCCTCAGCCTGGCGGGGGCGTTCGTTGCCACCGACACCGACGGCGACAAGGTCATCATCGATGCCGGCGCGACGCTGCTGATCGAGAATGACGTGCCGATCAACAATGGCGCGAGCTATGCGGTGGGCACCGTCTATGAGGACGGCCTGAACACTGCGGGCGCGGTTGGCAATGCGACGGGCGAAGGCGCCAAGCCGACGACCATCCAGATCCTGGGCGCGAGCCTGGCGACGCTGGTTGCGCCGGGTGCGGACGCGCCGGTGACGATCGCGCTGAACCTGCTTCCGGCGGGTCAGACGGGATCGATCGAAGGCACCAACACGGGCCTGACGCAGAACGGCACCAACATCGTGTGGGACGTGGTCGGCGCGGAACTCCGCGGCGTGCTTGCGACCGATGCGACCAAGGTGGTGTTCACGATCGCCGACAATGCGGGCGACGCGAACTTCACGTTCACGCTTCTCGACAACATCGACAACAACCCGCTGACGGGCGCGGGCGACGCGGACACCGACAGCCTCAGCCTGGCGGGGGCGTTCGTTGCCACCGACACCGACGGCGACAAGGTCATCATCGATGCCGGCGCGACGCTGCTGATCGAGAATGACGTGCCGATCAACAATGGCGCGAGCTATGCGGTGGGCACCGTCTATGAGGACGGCCTGAACACTGCGGGCGCGGTTGGCAATGAGACGGGCGAAGGCGCCAAGCCGACGACCATCCAGATCCTGGGCGCGAGCCTGGCGACGCTGGTTGCGCCGGGTGCGGACGCGCCGGTGACGATCGCGCTGAACCTGCTTCCGGCGGGTCAGACGGGATCGATCGAAGGCACCAACACGGGCCTGACGCAGAACGGCACCAACATCGTGTGGGACGTGGTCGGCGCGGAACTCCGCGGCGTGCTTGCGACCGATGCGACCAAGGTGGTGTTCACGATCACCGACAATGCGGGCGACGCGAACTTCACGTTCACGCTTCTCGACAACATCGACAACAACCCGCTGACGGGTGCGGGCGACGCGGACACCGACAGCCTCAGCCTGGCGGGGGCGTTCGTTGCCACCGACACCGACGGCGACAAGGTCATCATCGATGCCGGCGCGACGCTGCTGATCGAGAATGACGTGCCGATCAACAATGGCGCGAGCTATGCGGTGGGCACCGTCTATGAGGACGGCCTGAACACTGCGGGCGCGGTTGGCAATGCGACGGGCGAAGGCGCCAAGCCGACGACCATCCAGATCCTGGGCGCGAGCCTGGCGACGCTGGTTGCGCCGGGTGCGGACGCGCCGGTGACGATCGCGCTGAACCTGCTTCCGGCGGGTCAGACGGGATCGATCGAAGGCACCAACACGGGCCTGACGCAGAACGGCACCAACATCGTGTGGGACGTGGTCGGCGCGGAACTCCGCGGCGTGCTTGCGACCGATGCGACCAAGGTGGTGTTCACGATCACCGACAATGCGGGCGACGCGAACTTCACGTTCACGCTTCTCGACAACATCGACAACAACCCGCTGACGGGTGCGGGCGACGCGGACACCGACAGCCTCAGCCTGGCGGGGGCGTTCGTTGCCACCGACACCGACGGCGACAAGGTCATCATCGATGCCGGCGCGACGCTGCTGATCGAAAATGACGTGCCGATCGCGGCCATTGCCGAGACGGGTCAGAATGTCAGCATCGATGAATCCGCCGGCAATCAGCTGGACTCGAACGACGTTTCCGGCCCGCGGGCGGAATTCAACGGGGTCACGAACCAGGGCAATGATCTGGACGTGGCCGGCACCGGCGCATTCCAGTTCGCATTCAACAACACTGCCATCGTCAGCGCTTCGGGCGTTCTTGCGGGCGCCGATGCGCCGGTTTCGACCGTGTTCAGCCTGACCACGTCCAATCCGACCGGTGGCGCCGACTCCGGTCTCGATACCACGGAAGGCGTCAACATCTGGCTGTTCGTTGAGAACGGGCTGGTTGTCGGCCGTGTGGGCGCGACCGCGCTGACCGCGGCAGGCGGGCCGGCGGCCTTTGCGATCGCGATCGACCAGGCCGGCAAGATCAGCATGGCCCAGTATCTGTCGATCCAGCACAACCTTGACGGGCTGAACCCGGACGACGCGGTGTCGATCCTGGACGGCGCGCTCAAAGCCGTGGTCGAAGTGACCGACAGCGACGGCGACAAGCACAGCGCGCCGACGGACATCGGCAATCGCATCATCTTCCAGGACTCCGGTCCGGTGCTGACTGCTGCGTCGAACATCAACATCGCGAACAACGGCGACTTCGCCCACACGGGGACGTTCGCTTATGATCTTGGTGCGGATGGCGTGAAGGCGACGAACGACGTGTTCAAGGGCGTCGTGTTCAACGCGAAGGTCAACACCACGACGGTCGCGACCAACGTTCCCCTGACGCAGGTGAGCGAAGATGCCGACAAGGCGATCTTCAGCTTCAGCTTCACCTACGCCACGAGCGCAACGACCAACACGACCAACACCGGGACCATCACGTTCTGGAAGACCAGCGCGGGCGGCCAGACACCCGGAACCTACACGGTGGATCTTGCCAGCGCGATTTCGGGCTTCACCATCGTCGAGACGAGTACGCTTGCCACCGCGGCCTTCGTCGAAGCGAGCCCGGCGGTGACCAACATCCAGTTGGCGACCAACCTTTCGGCGCAGTTCACCTCGGTGAAGGAGCCGGCAAGCGGCGACGGCGCGAACAACCTGCGGACGATCGACTATGATCCGGACCCGTCCACGGGCGTCGCACCGACTCCCGAGCTTCCGGCGCCGGGCCAGTGGGTCGAAGGCGAGCTGTTCAATCAATCGGCCAGCACCGTCCAGGCATCGAGCTCGGCGATCGGCGTCGGCGGCAATACCGTCGGCGGCGGCGAAGTGCTGGAGTTCAACCTCTATTCCAGCAGCCAGGGTACCACGGCATTCAACCTGCCGACCGCAAGTTCGCCTTCGATGTTCATTACGCTCGACGGCGTCGGGACAGCCGAGGACTTCATTGTCGTTCTGAAGCTGTGGCAGGATGACGGCGACGGAGTTATCGAAGCGAGCGATACCTTCACCACCCGCGCTCTGGTCGTTCAGAACAGCGATATCATCAAGAGTGCGGCGGCACTGACGGGAACCGCCTATCAGGGCATCAACCTCGACAACAACGACGGCGTCGTGATCTTCGAGGCCAACGACTTCAACAAGGCCGGTGAGAATTTCCGGATCGTCGGTGCGCAGATCATCAATTCCGACGAGGATGTCGATGGTCTCGGAATTGATTTCCAGGGTGGGGTGAATGTCGCCAGCAACGTGGCGAACACCGCGACCTACCAAGATTTCCAGACGGACGCCGAGAGTCAGCCCTTCAAGGTGAAATCGGTCGGCTTCCTGATCGAGAATACGACCAACCAGACGGCGGAGCTGAAGTTCGACGTCACCATCCAGGATGGCGACAACGACAGCGTCACGCAGCAGCTGACGGCAACGGTGGGTGGGACTTCCGACACGTCGACGCCGATCACGCTGGGCGCGCCGGTGACCACGGTCCAGTCGGCTCCCGGCGAATCGTTCAGCACCATGAACCAGCCGTCGAACGACAATCAGCAGATGGAGCGCAACTCGCAAACCGCGTTCAACACGGTGATGATGAGCACGCTTGCTGCAGCCGGCCTGGAGAAGTCGATCGCCGCCGCGGAGGTCGTGGGATCCTACGACGAACCGAGCGTCGAGGCGCTGACGGTCGCCACCATCGCCGGCAGCGCGCCGAACGATGCCGACGTTTCGATGTCGGTCAGCGGGTCCAGCGAAACCTCTTCGATCGGTCAGGATGACGCGGTCGAAAGCAGCGGCGCTCGGGCGACCGGCCAGGCCAACGACAACAGCCTGACCGACGACTCGGCTGCGGCTGGAAGCGAGGCGTCCGAGCTCGACGCGGGCACCGAGTTGCCGGCCGCCGAGAATGCGCCTTCGCCCATCGTGGCACAGGACATCGCGCTTCCGGCCGAAATGCTGGAGCTTGATGGAGGCGGGGTGCAGCACAACGCCATTGTCGGCAAGGTGCTGGTCGACGCGCTCGACGGGGGCGGCAGCAGTCCGAACCTCGACGCGCTGATCAACGCCATTTCTGGCGGCACGCCGAGCCTCGAACCGGTGGCAACCCTCGACCCCGCACATGTTCCAGGTGGGGACACAGGGCATTTCGCCGGCTTCACGATGGCGCACGACATGCCCATCATGGAGCAAATGATGACGCATCAGGACGCTGCTCCGGCCGTCGCCTGA